The Callithrix jacchus isolate 240 chromosome X, calJac240_pri, whole genome shotgun sequence genome contains a region encoding:
- the ELK1 gene encoding ETS domain-containing protein Elk-1, protein MDPSVTLWQFLLQLLREQGNGHIISWTSRDGGEFKLVDAEEVARLWGLRKNKTNMNYDKLSRALRYYYDKNIIRKVSGQKFVYKFVSYPEVAGCSTEDCLPQPEVSVNSTMANVAPAAIHATPGDTASGKPGTPKGAGMAGPGSLARSSRNEYMRSGLYSTFTIQSLQPQPPPHPRPAVVLPNAAPAGAAAPPSGSRSTSPAPLEACLEAEEAGLPLQVILTPPEAPNLKSEELNVEPGLGRPLPPEVKVEGPKEELEVVGERGFVQETTKAEPEVLPQEGVPARLPAVIMDTAGQAGGPVASSPEVSQPQKGRKPRDLELPLSPSLLGGPGPERTPGSGTGSGLQAPGPALTPSLLPTHTLTPVLLTPSSLPPSIHFWSTLSPIAPRSPAKLSFQFPSSGSAQVHIPSISVDGLSTPVVLSPGPQKP, encoded by the exons ATGGACCCATCTGTGACGCTGTGGCAGTTTCTGCTGCAGCTGCTGAGAGAACAGGGCAATGGCCACATCATCTCCTGGACTTCACGGGATGGTGGTGAATTCAAGCTGGTGGATGCAGAGGAGGTGGCCCGGCTGTGGGGGCTACGCAAGAACAAGACCAACATGAATTACGACAAGCTCAGCCGGGCCTTGCGGTACTACTATGACAAG AATATCATCCGCAAGGTGAGCGGCCAGAAGTTCGTCTACAAGTTTGTGTCCTATCCTGAAGTTGCAGGGTGCTCCACTGAGGACTGCCTGCCCCAGCCAGAGGTGTCTGTTAACTCCACCATGGCAAATGTGGCCCCTGCTGCTATACATGCCACCCCAGGGGACACTGCCTCGGGAAAGCCAGGCACTCCCAAGGGTGCAGGAATGGCAGGCCCAGGTAGTTTGGCACGCAGCAGCCGGAATGAGTACATGCGCTCCGGCCTCTATTCCACCTTCACCATCCAGTCCCTGCAGCCGCAGCCACCCCCTCATCCTCGGCCTGCTGTGGTGCTCCCCAACGCAGCTCCTGCAGGAGCAGCAGCGCCCCCCTCGGGGAGCAGGAGCACCAGTCCAGCCCCCTTGGAGGCCTGCTTGGAGGCTGAAGAGGCTGGCTTGCCTCTGCAG GTCATCCTGACCCCGCCCGAGGCCCCAAACCTGAAATCGGAAGAGCTGAATGTGGAGCCGGGTTTGGGCCGGCCGTTACCCCCAGAAGTGAAAGTGGAAGGGCCCAAGGAAGAGTTGGAAGTTGTGGGGGAGAGAGGGTTTGTGCAGGAAACCACCAAGGCAGAGCCAGAAGTCCTTCCACAGGAGGGCGTCCCAGCCCGGCTGCCCGCGGTCATTATGGACACCGCAGGGCAGGCAGGCGGCCCTGTGGCTTCCAGCCCGGAGGTCTCCCAGCCGCAGAAAGGCCGGAAGCCCCGGGACCTAGAGCTTCCACTCAGCCCGAGCCTGCTGGGTGGGCCGGGACCTGAACGAACTCCAGGATCGGGAACTGGCTCCGGCCTCCAGGCTCCGGGGCCAGCGCTGACCCCGTCTCTGCTTCCTACGCATACATTG ACCCCGGTGCTGCTGACACccagctcactgcctcccagcATTCACTTCTGGAGCACCCTGAGTCCCATTGCACCTCGGAGCCCAGCCAAGCTCTCTTTCCAG TTTCCGTCCAGTGGCAGCGCCCAGGTGCACATCCCTTCCATCAGCGTGGATGGCCTCTCGACCCCCGTGGTGCTCTCCCCAGGGCCCCAGAAGCCAtga
- the CFP gene encoding properdin — MITGGAQAPRLLLPPLLLLLTLQATGSDPVFCFSQYEESSGKCKGLLGGGVSLKDCCLNTAYAYQERSSGLCQPCRSPRWSLWSTWAPCSVTCSEGSQLRHRRCVGWNGQCSEKVALGTLEWQLQACEDQQCCPEMGGWSEWGPWGPCSVTCSKGTRTRRRACDHPAPKCGGHCPGEALQSEACDTRQICPTHGAWASWGPWGPCSGSCHGGTNKPMEKRNRTCSAPEPSKEPPGKPCPGLAYEQQRCTGLPPCPVAGGWGPWGAVSPCPVTCGLGQTMERRTCNQPVPQHGGPFCAGDATRTHICNTAVPCPVDGEWDSWGEWSTCMRRNLKSNCEEIPGQQSRWRTCKGRKFDGQRCAGQPQEIRHCYNIQYCRLKGSWSEWSTWGLCMPPCGLNPTRTRQRLCTALLPKYSPTVSQVEGQGEKNVTFWGRPLPECEELQGKKLMVEEKRPCLHVPACKDPEEEK; from the exons ATGATCACAGGGGGAGCACAGGCCCCTCGCTTGCTGCTGCCGCCACTGCTTCTCCTGCTCACCCTGCAGGCCACAG GCTCAGACCCCGTGTTCTGCTTCAGCCAGTATGAAGAATCCTCCGGCAAGTGCAAGGGCCTCCTGGGGGGTGGTGTCAGCCTGAAAGACTGCTGTCTCAACACTGCCTATGCCTACCAGGAACGTAGCAGTGGACTCTGTCAGCCTTGCAG GTCCCCACGATGGTCCCTGTGGTCCACATGGGCCCCCTGCTCAGTGACGTGCTCTGAGGGCTCCCAGCTGCGGCACCGGCGCTGTGTGGGCTGGAACGGGCAGTGCTCTGAGAAGGTGGCACTTGGGACCCTGGAGTGGCAGCTCCAGGCCTGTGAGGACCAGCAGTGCTGTCCTG AGATGGGCGGCTGGTCTGAATGGGGGCCCtgggggccttgctctgtcacctgctCCAAAGGCACCCGGACCCGCAGGCGAGCCTGTGATCACCCTGCCCCCAAGTGTGGGGGCCACTGCCCAGGAGAGGCACTACAGTCAGAGGCCTGTGACACCAGGCAGATCTGCCCCA CACATGGGGCCTGGGCCTCCTGGGGCCCCTGGGGCCCCTGCTCAGGCTCCTGCCATGGTGGAACCAACAAACCTATGGAGAAGCGAAACCGCACGTGTTCTGCACCTGAGCCCTCCAAGGAGCCTCCTGGGAAGCCCTGCCCGGGGCTGGCCTACGAGCAGCAGAGGTGCACTGGCCTGCCACCCTGTCCAG tggctgggggctgggggccgTGGGGCGCTGTGAGCCCCTGCCCTGTGACCTGTGGCCTGGGCCAGACCATGGAACGACGGACATGCAATCAACCTGTGCCCCAGCATGGAGGCCCCTTCTGTGCTGGTGATGCCACCCGGACCCACATCTGCAACACAGCCGTGCCCTGCCCTG TGGATGGAGAGTGGGACTCATGGGGGGAGTGGAGCACCTGCATGCGCCGGAACCTGAAGTCCAACTGTGAAGAAATCCCGGGCCAGCAGTCACGCTGGAGGACCTGCAAGGGCCGCAAGTTTGATGGACAACGATGTGCCGGGCAACCGCAGGAAATCCGTCACTGTTACAACATCCAGTACTGCCGCT TGAAAGGATCATGGTCGGAGTGGAGTACCTGGGGGTTGTGCATGCCCCCCTGTGGACTTAATCCCACCCGCACCCGCCAGCGCCTCTGCACAGCCTTGCTCCCCAAGTACTC GCCCACCGTTTCCCAAGTCGAAGGTCAGGGTGAGAAGAACGTGACCTTCTGGGGGAGACCGCTGCCAGAGTGTGAGGAGCTACAGGGGAAGAAGCTGATGGTGGAGGAGAAACGGCCATGTCTACACGTGCCTGCTTGCAAAGACCCTGAGGAAGAGAAATAA